tttgaaattgccATTTTAAAATATCATATATGCATTGAGAAAATGTAAAAcgtaattaagtatatatataatcttacctgtgattttttaaaaatataaatattttatgcttttaaattgtaattttttaaaaatacttttctaaatcatacatttttttaaaaaaaatttaatctaaaatcaaacttttgatctgcaaaataacgaTATTGAACTCACCGTGAGATAAAtttaaaacaacttttttttttttttttttttataataaaaataaaaaataaataaaacaaggtAAACGTGAGCGTGTAAAAATTCGGTACAATCCGCCTTACGTGTTCCCACGTGCTACAGCGTCACCCAAAAGTCACGTTTCACGTTCCTTAAATTTGTTCTCCCAAGTCCCAAGTCCCATGAAATATACATCATCATGCTTTTGcgttagggtccgtttgggtttgcgatttcaaaaagtgtgatttaaaataatgatttaaaaatgtgcgatttgaaaaaattgatttttaaaaacgcaattaagcgtttggcaaaattacagtttagcctttaaaatcgcgaatttaccttttaaaattctgcgttttcaaaaaagtactaTCTTAtctgcaatttttaaaaacgcaattctcaaacgatttatgttcagcaatttagtttaaaattgcacttattgtttatgaaatcgcaattccaaatgCACCCTTAGTGGTCAGGTTACGAGATACATTGATGGCCATACACTTGTCATCGAAAAAACCACAACTGTGAAAAATTCGGTATAAATTTCGGATCTACCTCAGCAATTGGCATCTTAGCTCTCGATTCTCGGCATCTCCATCAGATCCGCACCCCAAGTGGTCTGATCCAACGGCACCTATTAATACTCACCTTCTCTCACCTCCCCCATAAATCATATGCCCAGGCCTCCTCGTATTCATTCACCACTGCCCCAGCCCCAGCCCCACGCcccacaaaaccaaaacaaaagcaGAGGTTGGAGAACCCAACGGGTTTTTTTGATCGGCAATGGACTTGTTGGATTCTCCTCTGGAAGCCCTCGCTCTCAATTATTTGAGCGTTGGGTTCCTCACAGTAGTCAATAATCTATGGACGTGGGTCGCGGTTATAACGGCCGCCGTTAGCTTCTGGAGGATCAGAGCCGCCGGTGGTACTGGCCCCACTTGCCTGAAATCCGACGTCTCTCCACCGCTTCCTCGCAATGATCAAGGCTCAAGCGGGTCTCAGCCGGTGCCCGGGATATCGGTCCCTGACGTCTCGGCTGACGAGCCACCAGCACCAGCCCCAGCTTCGGCAATGGTGTTTGGCGACGTTAAAGTTGATGACGGAGTAACTAAGGGCACGAAGTTTGTTGCTGTATATTACGGTGAGGATGACGGCCGGGAAGGTGATGGCGAGTTGACGGCAGCGAATGAGTGGGAGGAGAACGGTGACGATGACGGCGTTGAGGGTTGTGGGGTGT
The Alnus glutinosa chromosome 14, dhAlnGlut1.1, whole genome shotgun sequence genome window above contains:
- the LOC133857709 gene encoding uncharacterized protein LOC133857709 codes for the protein MDLLDSPLEALALNYLSVGFLTVVNNLWTWVAVITAAVSFWRIRAAGGTGPTCLKSDVSPPLPRNDQGSSGSQPVPGISVPDVSADEPPAPAPASAMVFGDVKVDDGVTKGTKFVAVYYGEDDGREGDGELTAANEWEENGDDDGVEGCGVWWESWERMLRTRTGEIGWYRYQDLTVLNGNVVRLWDSSTCTRSLRYSSSCVAW